In the Adlercreutzia equolifaciens DSM 19450 genome, one interval contains:
- a CDS encoding helix-turn-helix transcriptional regulator has protein sequence METECTAEKASPLCGFVALLLTLGTTSLMNGSLFPQFDAIFMFARDISVTFSAATLLGLGLAAYRAPRLLRERAIVAVAVACLVGGGALLSLGLGFSAPALLVAGASLAAIGRSVATVSTALYLVRLEMHTTAVIIAAAYTVQLAASPASSLLPPWVGTALFLIFPLAAIALTARGARLYFDMAHDRPSPSDIAVTRPASFLAPFSALFVCLFLFQVAFGFALRFGEVAGTPRMSFLSAIPLALVALYVTCSRRRFPADGLVQLSALTVMAGFLLATQPLLAADSGAADVALLNAGNGLFIMAAQMALVTIAARNPLGAITTVAWGNGVSALGSLTGAAAGMLANSAAASMPALRVATPAVLLLVFAAYVTIGLKRFTFAGAIDGIDPVLVGATAAGKGTDAGAEAVPGTGTGPVPLPMPAARTPEEAFASRCEAIAEEFSLTPREAEVFAMLARGRDRAYIEEALVVSRNTVKAHVKHVYAKLGIHSHQELLDLVEG, from the coding sequence ATGGAAACGGAATGCACTGCAGAAAAGGCGAGCCCCTTGTGCGGGTTCGTCGCGCTGCTTTTGACGCTCGGCACCACCTCCCTCATGAACGGCTCGCTCTTCCCGCAGTTCGACGCGATCTTCATGTTCGCCCGCGACATCTCCGTCACGTTCTCGGCAGCAACTTTGCTCGGCCTTGGGCTTGCGGCCTACCGCGCCCCGCGCCTTCTGCGGGAGCGCGCCATCGTCGCCGTGGCGGTAGCCTGTCTTGTAGGCGGCGGCGCGCTTCTGTCCCTGGGGCTTGGGTTTTCCGCGCCGGCGCTCCTCGTTGCGGGTGCGAGCCTCGCCGCCATCGGCCGCTCGGTGGCCACGGTGTCGACGGCGCTTTATCTCGTGCGCCTCGAAATGCACACGACGGCCGTGATCATCGCTGCGGCCTACACCGTTCAGCTGGCGGCGAGCCCCGCGTCGTCGCTTCTGCCCCCGTGGGTCGGAACCGCCCTCTTCCTGATTTTCCCCTTGGCGGCCATCGCGCTTACCGCCCGCGGCGCCCGCCTTTACTTCGACATGGCCCACGACCGGCCTTCGCCGAGCGACATCGCCGTCACGCGGCCGGCCTCGTTCCTCGCGCCGTTCTCGGCCCTGTTCGTGTGCTTGTTTTTGTTCCAGGTGGCCTTCGGCTTCGCCCTGCGCTTCGGGGAGGTGGCAGGCACACCGCGCATGTCGTTTCTCTCGGCCATCCCGCTTGCCCTCGTGGCCCTTTACGTGACTTGTTCGCGCCGGCGCTTTCCCGCCGACGGTCTCGTGCAGCTGTCGGCCCTCACGGTGATGGCCGGGTTCCTTCTGGCAACCCAGCCCCTGCTCGCCGCTGACAGCGGTGCGGCCGACGTGGCGCTGCTGAACGCAGGCAACGGCCTGTTCATCATGGCCGCCCAGATGGCGCTGGTCACCATTGCCGCACGCAACCCACTCGGAGCCATCACAACGGTAGCCTGGGGAAACGGTGTCTCGGCCTTAGGATCGCTTACGGGAGCCGCCGCGGGCATGCTTGCCAACAGCGCCGCGGCAAGCATGCCCGCCCTGCGTGTGGCCACCCCCGCAGTACTGCTTTTGGTGTTCGCCGCCTACGTGACCATCGGGCTGAAACGCTTCACCTTCGCCGGAGCCATCGACGGCATCGATCCGGTGCTGGTGGGGGCAACGGCCGCCGGGAAGGGAACCGATGCGGGAGCAGAAGCGGTACCGGGCACCGGAACGGGGCCAGTGCCGCTGCCGATGCCCGCGGCCCGCACCCCCGAGGAGGCCTTCGCCTCCCGCTGCGAGGCCATCGCCGAGGAGTTCTCCCTCACCCCGCGCGAAGCCGAGGTATTCGCCATGCTCGCCCGGGGCCGCGACCGCGCCTACATCGAGGAGGCGCTCGTCGTGTCCCGCAACACCGTGAAGGCCCACGTGAAGCACGTCTACGCGAAACTCGGCATCCATTCCCACCAGGAGCTGCTCGATCTGGTGGAAGGCTAA
- a CDS encoding FAD-dependent oxidoreductase, translating to MQSNVSRRSFFKGAGLAAMGALTAGTLSGCGQGYAAADPANPSTGDFGGPSWLGAPPVIDEADIAETIETEVLVVGMGTGGIPAMISAAENGARVLGIDRQGTPHNVREDIGAIDSRLQQASFDEFPEFRIEKKEAVEDIVRYANGFVNYDLVKLWADESGAMVDWLTDIIQRDGKLVMEFEGGVGDTSDPGRDKAFATGHSPQKTDAVAEDEEWGFAESILAYAAEQGAEVRWYTEFIKCETDESGRVTGVIARDVQGERPYLRINASKGVILSTGGYGNNLEMMEDRQAWNQKIRIAAPGSGGNPTGSGIKAALWLGATMDPLGAACTFNRACVKPDQYAGDGVLGRWFWFGEQPFLKLNLKGERFCNESGPYDYMLHSTIMQPHQTYVDIWDANHAAQAEAFDEVGCCRLFPFPNGAKNNIPMQVVDGMIEKLIEDGYVQKADTMEELAEKLNLPVETTVASWKHYNEMAAAGEDTDYYKEKHRLMAIDTPPFYGVRTGAWFLATLDGVTIDTNMHPCDENGDPIEGLYLTGNDSGGFFSVSYPNLLTGLACGRTMTFGRRAGMLAATGQA from the coding sequence ATGCAGAGTAACGTTTCCCGCCGCAGCTTCTTCAAAGGCGCCGGCCTCGCGGCCATGGGCGCGCTGACCGCCGGCACGCTGTCCGGATGCGGCCAAGGCTATGCAGCCGCGGATCCCGCCAACCCGAGCACCGGCGACTTCGGCGGCCCCTCCTGGCTGGGAGCGCCGCCCGTCATCGACGAGGCCGATATCGCCGAGACCATCGAGACCGAGGTGCTCGTCGTGGGCATGGGCACCGGCGGCATCCCGGCCATGATCTCGGCTGCCGAGAACGGCGCGCGCGTGCTCGGCATCGACCGCCAGGGCACCCCGCACAACGTCCGCGAGGACATCGGCGCCATCGACTCGCGCCTGCAGCAGGCCTCCTTCGACGAGTTCCCTGAGTTCCGCATCGAGAAGAAAGAGGCCGTTGAGGACATCGTCCGCTACGCCAACGGCTTTGTGAACTACGACCTGGTGAAGCTGTGGGCCGACGAGTCCGGCGCCATGGTGGACTGGCTCACCGACATCATCCAGCGCGACGGCAAGCTCGTCATGGAATTCGAGGGCGGCGTGGGCGACACCTCCGACCCGGGCCGCGACAAGGCCTTCGCCACCGGCCACAGTCCGCAAAAGACCGATGCCGTGGCCGAGGACGAGGAATGGGGCTTCGCCGAATCTATCCTGGCCTACGCCGCCGAGCAGGGCGCCGAGGTGCGCTGGTACACCGAGTTCATCAAGTGCGAGACCGATGAATCCGGCCGCGTGACCGGCGTCATCGCCCGCGACGTGCAGGGCGAGCGCCCCTACCTGCGCATCAACGCCAGCAAGGGTGTCATCCTCTCCACCGGCGGCTACGGCAACAACCTGGAGATGATGGAGGATCGCCAGGCCTGGAACCAGAAGATCCGCATCGCGGCCCCCGGCTCCGGCGGCAACCCCACCGGATCCGGCATCAAGGCGGCGCTGTGGCTCGGCGCCACCATGGACCCGCTCGGCGCGGCCTGCACCTTCAACCGCGCCTGCGTGAAGCCCGACCAGTACGCCGGCGACGGGGTGCTCGGCCGCTGGTTCTGGTTCGGCGAGCAGCCCTTCCTGAAGCTGAACCTGAAGGGTGAGCGCTTCTGCAACGAGAGCGGCCCCTACGACTACATGCTGCACTCCACCATCATGCAGCCGCACCAGACCTACGTGGACATCTGGGACGCGAACCACGCCGCGCAGGCCGAGGCCTTCGACGAGGTGGGCTGCTGCCGGCTGTTCCCCTTCCCCAACGGGGCGAAGAACAACATTCCCATGCAGGTGGTGGACGGCATGATCGAGAAGCTCATCGAGGACGGTTACGTGCAGAAGGCCGACACCATGGAAGAGCTCGCTGAGAAGCTGAACCTGCCCGTGGAGACCACCGTGGCCTCGTGGAAGCACTACAACGAGATGGCCGCGGCCGGCGAGGACACCGACTACTACAAGGAGAAGCACCGCCTGATGGCCATCGACACGCCGCCCTTCTACGGCGTGCGCACCGGGGCGTGGTTCTTGGCGACGCTCGACGGCGTCACCATCGACACGAACATGCACCCCTGCGACGAGAACGGCGACCCCATCGAGGGCCTGTACCTCACCGGCAACGACTCGGGCGGCTTCTTCTCGGTGAGCTACCCGAACCTGCTGACGGGGCTCGCCTGCGGGCGCACCATGACCTTCGGCCGCCGCGCCGGCATGCTGGCGGCAACCGGGCAGGCGTAA
- a CDS encoding cytochrome c3 family protein codes for MSIDEEKRAAGAPSHAGPATDTSSAAAAGSATAAGGPAPKKRPKRGWIVAGVVAAVIVVAGAGFWVWHEQPSFCNAICHSPMDYYVETYDSGDPQLGVTVHAKAGESCLDCHTAELTTQISEAMAWVSDNYPMTEDGTMLATGKQFASEEFCARPECHGGKSFDEITAGLWGFAGNDEKYNPHANHEDAALECGDCHKAHENQVLVCNECHDLTLPEGWEAPNAE; via the coding sequence ATGAGCATCGATGAAGAGAAGAGGGCCGCGGGGGCGCCGAGCCATGCGGGCCCGGCAACGGACACAAGCTCGGCCGCAGCTGCCGGCTCAGCGACGGCCGCGGGCGGACCGGCTCCCAAGAAACGTCCCAAGCGCGGGTGGATCGTCGCCGGCGTGGTGGCGGCCGTCATCGTGGTGGCCGGCGCCGGGTTCTGGGTGTGGCACGAGCAGCCGAGCTTCTGCAACGCCATCTGCCACAGCCCCATGGACTACTACGTGGAGACCTACGACTCCGGCGACCCGCAGCTGGGCGTGACTGTGCACGCGAAGGCCGGCGAGTCGTGCCTCGACTGCCACACCGCCGAGCTGACGACCCAAATCTCGGAGGCGATGGCCTGGGTGTCCGACAACTACCCCATGACTGAGGACGGCACCATGCTCGCCACGGGCAAGCAGTTCGCAAGCGAGGAGTTCTGCGCGCGCCCCGAGTGCCACGGAGGCAAGTCCTTTGACGAGATCACCGCGGGCCTGTGGGGATTCGCCGGCAACGACGAGAAGTACAACCCGCATGCCAACCACGAGGACGCGGCCCTGGAATGTGGCGACTGCCATAAAGCCCACGAGAACCAGGTGCTCGTCTGCAACGAGTGCCACGACCTGACCCTGCCCGAAGGATGGGAGGCCCCCAATGCAGAGTAA
- the accB gene encoding acetyl-CoA carboxylase biotin carboxyl carrier protein — MPRLQIMDTTIRDGQQSLWATRMQIGDMLPILPKMDRVGYWAIEAWGGATFDSCLRFLDENPWERLRAIKANTPNTPLAMLSRGQNLVGYKHYSKEIVHRFINAAHRNGVEVFRVFDALNDIRNVVDNAEAIKECGGLFEGAISYTISPVHTLDSYLEYGQQLKDLGADTIAIKDMAGMLTPYRAERMVKAFNEEIGLPVHIHCHYVGGMAPANILKAAEAGVAVADTAHAPLAFGNSHPAVEMIVAALKESRYDTDLDLDLLFEISEYWEEMRKRGHYKRGVSSLIHMQVYSHQVPGGMMSNLISQLEVQKAAHRLPEVMAEIPKVRAEVGYPPLVTPMSQIVGTQAVFNVLTGKRWSVISKEMKDYVCGYYGKAPGNMDKEIVAKVAGDAEILDPKIAPGTLVTTTYDECAAEIGDLAQSEEDVLMYALFPNEARTYLSKHRVSEKVDFMLEQESSATKEDDYVDINQIRELVRVAEESGVGEIVVEEEGMRIAVRMPGQGAPAAAVPAAPQAQAAPVAAVPAPAAEEPASDRPATWKPVVAPMVGTYYEAPAPGEPPFVKVGDEVAAGETLCIVEAMKLMNEIAAEEMGTVREVCLSDATPVEYGTVLFYVEPHDPTPGA; from the coding sequence ATGCCACGGCTTCAGATCATGGACACGACCATCCGCGACGGTCAGCAGAGCCTCTGGGCCACCCGTATGCAGATCGGCGACATGCTGCCGATTCTGCCGAAGATGGACCGCGTCGGCTACTGGGCCATCGAGGCGTGGGGCGGGGCGACGTTCGACTCCTGCCTGCGCTTTCTGGACGAGAACCCCTGGGAGCGTCTGCGCGCCATCAAGGCGAACACGCCCAATACGCCGCTTGCCATGCTCTCGCGCGGGCAGAACCTCGTCGGCTACAAGCACTACTCCAAGGAGATCGTGCATCGCTTTATCAACGCGGCGCACCGCAACGGCGTCGAGGTCTTCCGCGTCTTCGACGCGCTGAACGACATCCGCAACGTCGTGGACAACGCCGAGGCCATCAAGGAGTGCGGCGGTCTGTTCGAGGGCGCCATCTCCTACACGATCTCGCCGGTGCACACGCTGGACTCCTACTTGGAATACGGCCAGCAGCTGAAGGATCTGGGCGCCGACACCATCGCCATCAAGGACATGGCCGGCATGCTCACGCCCTATCGCGCCGAGCGCATGGTGAAGGCGTTCAACGAGGAAATCGGCCTGCCGGTGCACATCCACTGCCACTATGTCGGCGGCATGGCCCCGGCCAACATCCTGAAGGCCGCCGAGGCGGGCGTGGCCGTGGCCGACACGGCTCATGCTCCGCTCGCGTTCGGCAACTCGCATCCGGCGGTGGAGATGATCGTGGCCGCTCTGAAGGAGAGCCGCTACGACACCGACCTCGACTTGGATCTGCTGTTCGAGATCTCCGAGTACTGGGAGGAGATGCGCAAGCGCGGCCATTACAAGCGCGGCGTGTCCTCGCTCATTCATATGCAGGTGTACTCGCATCAGGTGCCCGGTGGCATGATGAGCAACCTCATCAGCCAGCTGGAGGTGCAGAAGGCCGCGCACCGTCTGCCCGAGGTGATGGCCGAGATTCCGAAGGTGCGCGCCGAGGTGGGCTATCCGCCGCTTGTAACGCCGATGTCCCAGATCGTGGGCACCCAGGCGGTGTTCAACGTGCTGACGGGCAAGCGCTGGAGCGTCATCTCCAAGGAGATGAAGGACTATGTGTGCGGCTACTACGGCAAGGCGCCGGGCAACATGGACAAGGAAATCGTGGCGAAGGTGGCCGGCGATGCCGAGATCTTGGATCCGAAGATCGCCCCCGGCACGCTGGTGACCACCACCTACGACGAGTGCGCCGCCGAGATTGGCGATTTGGCCCAAAGCGAGGAGGACGTGCTCATGTACGCCCTGTTCCCCAACGAGGCCCGCACCTATTTGAGCAAGCACCGGGTATCCGAGAAAGTCGATTTCATGCTGGAGCAGGAGTCCAGCGCCACCAAGGAGGACGATTACGTGGACATCAATCAGATTCGCGAGCTGGTTCGCGTTGCCGAGGAGAGCGGCGTCGGAGAGATCGTCGTAGAGGAAGAGGGCATGCGCATCGCTGTCCGCATGCCGGGTCAGGGTGCTCCGGCCGCTGCCGTGCCCGCCGCTCCGCAGGCCCAGGCGGCTCCCGTTGCCGCCGTGCCCGCGCCGGCCGCCGAGGAGCCGGCGAGCGATCGTCCGGCCACGTGGAAGCCGGTAGTGGCTCCCATGGTGGGCACCTACTACGAGGCCCCGGCTCCGGGCGAGCCGCCCTTCGTGAAGGTGGGCGACGAGGTGGCCGCCGGCGAGACGCTGTGCATCGTGGAGGCCATGAAGCTCATGAATGAGATCGCCGCCGAAGAGATGGGCACCGTGCGCGAGGTGTGCCTGTCCGACGCCACGCCGGTGGAGTACGGCACCGTGCTCTTCTACGTGGAGCCCCACGACCCCACGCCGGGCGCGTAG
- the accC gene encoding acetyl-CoA carboxylase biotin carboxylase subunit, with translation MFEKILVANRGEVALRIMRAARELGVKTVAVYSTEDADTYPVRYADEAVCIGPAQSNKSYLVMASIIAAAKNTGAEAIHPGYGFLAENAEFARACADNDLVFIGPAPECIDRMGDKSSARETMKMCGVPTVPGSDGCLDTVEEAAAFAEKVGYPVLIKATAGGGGKGMREVHDPADLAAQYKAARTEAGAAFGNDGVYLEKLVLRPRHVEVQVLADDHGNAVALCERDCSIQRRHQKLLEEAPSPALSENLRRDMMKAALKAVRAVDYRNAGTIEFLLDERGQFYFMEMNTRVQVEHPVTEEITGTDIIKEQLRIAAGEPMSCAGRAPFTPAGHAIELRINAEDPEHGFRPCPGTVTRFEPPAGPGVRVETYLRPGSRISPHYDSLVAKVVVHGQDRAEAVARAKRALDEFVIEGIATTIPFHKRVLDNEVFLAGDATTDFIETQMGDVL, from the coding sequence ATGTTCGAGAAAATTCTAGTTGCCAACCGCGGCGAGGTGGCGCTGCGCATCATGCGCGCCGCCCGCGAGCTGGGCGTGAAGACGGTGGCCGTGTACTCCACGGAGGATGCCGACACCTATCCGGTGCGCTACGCCGACGAGGCCGTCTGCATCGGCCCTGCCCAGTCGAACAAGAGCTATCTGGTCATGGCCTCCATCATTGCCGCGGCGAAGAACACCGGCGCCGAGGCGATCCATCCCGGCTACGGCTTTTTGGCCGAGAACGCGGAGTTCGCCCGCGCCTGCGCCGACAACGACCTGGTGTTCATCGGCCCCGCCCCGGAGTGCATCGACCGCATGGGCGACAAGTCGTCGGCCCGCGAGACTATGAAGATGTGCGGCGTGCCCACGGTGCCCGGCTCCGACGGTTGCCTGGATACGGTGGAAGAGGCTGCGGCCTTCGCCGAGAAGGTGGGCTACCCGGTGCTCATCAAGGCCACGGCCGGTGGCGGCGGCAAGGGCATGCGCGAGGTGCACGACCCGGCCGATCTCGCGGCCCAGTACAAGGCCGCCCGCACCGAGGCCGGCGCCGCCTTCGGCAACGACGGGGTGTATCTGGAAAAGCTCGTGCTGCGCCCGCGCCACGTGGAGGTGCAGGTGCTCGCCGACGATCACGGCAACGCTGTGGCGCTCTGCGAGCGCGACTGCTCCATCCAGCGGCGTCATCAGAAGCTTCTGGAAGAGGCCCCCTCGCCGGCGCTTTCCGAGAACCTGCGTCGCGACATGATGAAGGCGGCCCTGAAGGCCGTGCGCGCCGTGGACTACCGCAACGCCGGCACCATCGAGTTTCTGCTGGACGAGCGCGGCCAGTTCTACTTCATGGAAATGAACACTCGCGTGCAGGTGGAGCACCCGGTCACTGAGGAGATCACCGGCACCGACATCATCAAGGAGCAGCTGCGCATCGCCGCCGGCGAGCCCATGAGCTGCGCGGGCCGCGCCCCGTTCACGCCGGCGGGACACGCCATCGAGCTGCGCATCAACGCCGAGGATCCCGAGCACGGCTTCCGCCCGTGCCCCGGCACCGTCACGCGCTTCGAGCCCCCGGCGGGCCCCGGCGTGCGCGTGGAGACCTACCTGCGCCCCGGTTCGCGCATCTCGCCCCACTACGACTCGCTCGTGGCCAAGGTGGTCGTGCACGGCCAGGATCGCGCCGAGGCCGTCGCCCGCGCCAAGCGCGCCTTGGACGAGTTCGTTATTGAAGGAATTGCAACAACTATCCCGTTCCACAAACGCGTGCTCGATAACGAGGTATTCTTGGCCGGTGACGCGACAACCGACTTTATCGAAACCCAGATGGGAGACGTACTATGA
- a CDS encoding Asp23/Gls24 family envelope stress response protein, which produces MTDQMNVEGLSIAPGVMETIISVAASEVDGVASLGSFATSGIRSMLASKPSTSGIETKMDEDGKLSVAVHVEVYYGYVLPELAAQLRTAIAEALATQAGVEVSSVDVYIDGLQFKA; this is translated from the coding sequence ATGACAGACCAGATGAACGTCGAGGGCCTTTCCATCGCCCCGGGGGTCATGGAGACCATCATCTCCGTGGCCGCCAGCGAGGTGGACGGGGTGGCCTCGCTGGGCTCCTTCGCCACGAGCGGCATCCGCTCCATGCTGGCGAGCAAGCCCTCCACCTCCGGCATCGAGACCAAGATGGACGAGGACGGCAAGCTTTCCGTGGCGGTGCACGTGGAAGTCTACTACGGCTACGTGCTGCCCGAGCTGGCGGCCCAGCTGCGCACCGCCATCGCCGAGGCGCTGGCCACCCAGGCTGGCGTGGAGGTGTCCTCGGTGGACGTGTACATCGACGGCCTTCAGTTCAAGGCGTAG
- the nusB gene encoding transcription antitermination factor NusB — MAPRIHERTRDRVSAVQVLYTSELTGKSPSELLDCGLCLVAREAPADEAEAAEAGAFGRIEEGTLTDYALALIHGVEANQAQVDERIEAASENWALSRMPIVDRSILRLAVFEMFNCDDVPVSVSINEAVELAKGFGGEDDSPRFVNGVLGRIARSMEGDGAGAVGVAGADAAAAGPVDALVGASGAAACVQVGV; from the coding sequence ATGGCTCCGAGAATCCACGAGCGCACCCGCGACCGCGTGAGCGCGGTGCAGGTGCTCTATACGAGCGAGCTGACGGGGAAATCGCCCAGCGAGCTGCTCGATTGCGGGCTGTGCCTGGTGGCTCGCGAGGCTCCCGCCGATGAGGCCGAAGCCGCCGAGGCGGGCGCGTTCGGCCGCATCGAGGAGGGGACGCTGACCGACTACGCCTTGGCGCTCATCCACGGCGTGGAGGCGAACCAGGCTCAGGTGGACGAGCGTATTGAAGCGGCGTCCGAGAACTGGGCGCTCTCCCGCATGCCCATCGTGGACCGCTCCATTCTGCGCTTGGCCGTCTTCGAGATGTTCAACTGCGACGACGTGCCGGTGTCCGTTTCCATCAACGAGGCGGTGGAGCTGGCCAAGGGCTTCGGCGGCGAGGACGATTCGCCGCGCTTCGTGAATGGCGTGCTGGGACGCATCGCGCGTTCTATGGAAGGCGATGGCGCGGGCGCGGTCGGGGTGGCCGGGGCTGATGCTGCTGCCGCCGGCCCGGTGGATGCCCTGGTGGGCGCCTCGGGCGCGGCCGCCTGTGTGCAGGTGGGGGTGTAG
- the xseB gene encoding exodeoxyribonuclease VII small subunit — protein sequence MADEQGRTFEDVHERLSEIVDEVSAEDISLDDALKLYEEAVKLGLSACDLSEQDLDAFLATEEEGESSPAEEGGASTAPTGSAGTPSSADAPVPGEA from the coding sequence ATGGCCGACGAGCAGGGTCGCACCTTCGAGGACGTGCACGAGCGTCTTTCCGAGATCGTTGACGAGGTGTCCGCCGAGGACATCTCGCTGGACGACGCCTTGAAGTTGTACGAGGAGGCCGTGAAGCTGGGCCTTTCCGCGTGCGACTTGTCCGAGCAGGACTTGGACGCGTTTCTGGCGACGGAAGAGGAAGGCGAGTCTTCCCCGGCTGAGGAGGGCGGCGCAAGCACCGCCCCTACGGGTTCAGCCGGCACGCCGTCTTCCGCTGACGCGCCCGTGCCCGGCGAGGCCTAA
- the dxs gene encoding 1-deoxy-D-xylulose-5-phosphate synthase: MDVPRILDAISSPADLKVLDNEELAILAREIRQEIVATTSVTGGHVASSLGAVDIIVALESLLDMPRDRVVFDVGHQAYAHKLLTGRREAFKTLRTYGGLSGFTKPSESPYDVHPSGHASDSLSIATGLAKARQLKGTDEKVVALIGDASLAGGMAFEALNYMGNEQLPLVVILNDNEMSISRNVGALMKHLGNIRANSHYREAREGLQAAMEQGGPAARGLLGFGKNMKESLKQMVIPHTMIYESLGIVCTAPIDGHNIAELRDVLSLVLEMDGPALVHVVTRKGEGYEPARRDPEAFHGTGPYDIATGRALKKPGRAPSYTEVFGAALADEAANDADVVAITAAMTGGTGLKTFAAEFPSRFVDVGIAEEQAVGMAAGLSSGGKKPVVALYSTFMQRAVDQMIIDVALPEANVVFAFDRAGLVGDDGPTHHGVFDMVYTRMVPNMRALAPSDEAELVHALHTALILEGPVSLRYPRGEAEGAPLPDVPEILEVGKSRMVREGDDVALLAFGRMVGQARAAAELLSAEGIECRVVDMRWVKPLDEEAIAAAAACRLVVTVEEGVIAGGAGEGVLEVLARQGATTPAVTLGIPDRFIGQGPVSQLFADLGLNAEGIAATVREAL; the protein is encoded by the coding sequence ATGGACGTCCCCCGCATACTTGATGCTATCAGCTCGCCGGCCGATTTGAAGGTGCTCGACAACGAGGAGCTGGCCATTCTCGCCCGCGAGATCCGCCAGGAGATCGTCGCCACCACCTCGGTCACCGGGGGACATGTGGCGTCGTCTTTGGGCGCCGTGGACATCATCGTGGCCCTGGAGAGCCTGCTCGACATGCCGCGCGACCGCGTGGTGTTCGACGTGGGGCACCAGGCCTACGCCCACAAACTGCTCACCGGCCGGCGCGAGGCGTTCAAAACCCTGCGCACCTACGGTGGCCTTTCCGGCTTCACCAAGCCATCGGAGAGCCCTTACGACGTGCACCCGTCGGGTCACGCGTCCGACTCGCTTTCCATCGCCACGGGTCTCGCGAAGGCGCGGCAGCTGAAGGGTACCGACGAGAAGGTGGTGGCCCTCATAGGCGACGCGTCGCTCGCCGGCGGCATGGCCTTCGAGGCGCTGAACTACATGGGCAACGAGCAGCTGCCGCTCGTCGTCATCTTGAACGACAACGAGATGTCCATCTCTCGCAACGTGGGCGCCCTCATGAAGCATCTGGGCAACATCCGCGCCAACAGCCATTACCGCGAGGCGCGCGAGGGTCTGCAGGCGGCCATGGAGCAGGGCGGTCCTGCGGCCCGCGGACTGCTCGGCTTCGGCAAGAACATGAAGGAATCCCTCAAGCAGATGGTGATTCCCCATACCATGATCTACGAATCGCTCGGCATTGTGTGCACCGCTCCCATCGACGGCCACAACATCGCCGAGCTGCGCGACGTTTTGTCGCTCGTGTTGGAAATGGACGGCCCGGCGCTTGTGCACGTGGTCACGCGGAAAGGGGAGGGCTACGAGCCTGCCCGCCGCGATCCCGAGGCGTTTCATGGCACCGGCCCCTACGATATTGCCACGGGCCGCGCGTTGAAGAAGCCCGGGCGCGCCCCCAGCTACACCGAGGTCTTCGGCGCGGCGCTCGCCGACGAGGCGGCCAACGATGCGGATGTGGTGGCCATCACGGCGGCCATGACCGGCGGCACGGGGTTGAAGACCTTCGCGGCGGAGTTCCCCTCGCGTTTTGTGGACGTGGGCATTGCCGAGGAGCAGGCGGTGGGCATGGCGGCCGGCCTCTCATCGGGCGGCAAGAAGCCCGTGGTGGCGCTGTACTCCACCTTCATGCAGCGAGCCGTGGACCAGATGATCATCGATGTGGCCCTGCCCGAGGCCAACGTCGTGTTCGCCTTCGATCGCGCGGGCCTGGTGGGCGATGATGGCCCCACGCACCACGGCGTCTTCGACATGGTGTACACGCGCATGGTGCCGAACATGCGGGCGCTCGCGCCCTCCGACGAGGCGGAGCTCGTGCACGCCCTGCACACGGCGCTCATTTTGGAAGGCCCCGTGTCGCTGCGCTACCCGCGCGGCGAGGCCGAGGGTGCGCCGTTGCCGGATGTGCCGGAAATCTTGGAAGTGGGGAAGTCCCGCATGGTGCGCGAGGGGGACGACGTGGCCCTGCTCGCCTTCGGTCGCATGGTGGGCCAAGCCCGCGCCGCCGCCGAGCTGCTGTCCGCCGAGGGCATCGAGTGCCGCGTGGTGGACATGCGCTGGGTGAAGCCGCTCGACGAGGAGGCCATCGCCGCTGCGGCGGCCTGTCGTTTGGTGGTCACGGTGGAAGAGGGCGTCATCGCGGGAGGCGCCGGCGAGGGCGTGTTGGAAGTGCTGGCCCGCCAGGGTGCCACGACGCCTGCCGTCACGTTGGGCATCCCCGACCGCTTCATCGGCCAGGGCCCCGTGTCCCAGCTCTTCGCCGACCTCGGCCTGAACGCCGAGGGCATCGCCGCCACCGTGCGCGAGGCGCTGTGA